The window GCAGTTCTCCCAGAGATGCGGATCGGGCCTTGGAGGACTGCTTGAGGGGTACGGTAACGTTATTGGGATCATGGGCACATTGGTTTGGAGCCGAGCTCTTGGGGGTGACGGTAGGTATATCTAAGGACGGTTCTTCCGAACTCTCTGCTTTTCTGTCGGATGGGTCTAGATCATCCTCGCTCGTCTCACCATCAAGACCCTGGGAGCTACCTTTCAGCTTGGTGGTGGATGGCGTAAATTGGTCACCAATCTCTGACTCCTCCCCCGAGTGCTGGCCACTGTCTAAAGACTTATCCTCCAAGTCTTCTGTTGGCTCAAGTTTGGGTTCTGGAGTTGTGCTGTCACCTTTATCTAACGACTGCTCCGAGACTTTTTCTGAAGATGGAGTGGTGATGATGGTTAGGGCCGTGGTGTAATTTTGTGGGGCGGAGTCTTCCGTTTGGGCGGTTTGCTTTAATGGCTTCTTGGGCAGAGCTGGAGGTCGAGAGCTCTTTTTTACTGCTTCAGGGGTTGCAAGCGGTGTCACATTGAGCTGGAGTGGTTCAGTTGTAACTTCTCCAGGGctgtctgatgtcttctgggaCTCTTTCCCTTCTTGTTCAACATGTGGTTCCTTTGATGCAGAAGTGGGCGAATCCCACATCACGACTTGAGGCTTTATAATCTTATTAGTAAGAGTAAGTGGCTGGTCTTCATTCTTATTTTGATTCTGAGAGTCTGGAGATATATCTAGCATATCTTCACCGTCCACCTCTTCAAGTTCTTCTTGAGTCTCCTGTCTCTCCGTTGTAACTTGTTGATTGGGTTTCTTATGTTTGGATGGAGGAGCTGGGGGTTGGATCGTCTTGCTGGATGGTGTTGGTTCAGAGATGTCTGAGCTTTCGCTGTCCACTTTACTGAGGGAGGAAACGTCCATGGTGGAGACACAGGGTTTACTCCCCTTCGATGGAGGCATGGGTGGTGTAAGAATCTTCTTTGGAGGTATAGGCTCTGTAGGTTCCTCACTTTCAGTCTCATCCTCCTTACGATTCTCACTGGGTTTTCTGTCTTTCGATGGAGGCATGGGCGGTTTAATAACCTTCTTCTGGGATGTGGAATCTTCATTGACGTCCTCCTCTGCAATGTCGTTTAGGGTCACAGGCAGCTTGAGAGTTTCCGTTTCATCTTCTGTATTCAAGCAATGAGTTCCATTCAGCTGGGTAACATCTCCATCCAGGTCCAACCTTGTAATTCCATCACTTGTTACACTTGCAACctatttaaaaagtataaaaatacatttagatgaCTGTCATATGGTTTATTTTTCTTCAACATGgcagaaaaatgcatttgtgcatgtgtgaaaTTAGCCACATACCTCCTTCATGTGTATTCTGGTCGGCGGTCTTCTGCTACGGTTCCCCTTCGGCCGAAAGCGTGTTACATGTTCTAAAGAGCAGCCTTCATCCACTTTCACCTTTAAAAAAGGGTGAAAGAAAGGAAAGTAAGTATATTTTGTGCAATGAACTTCTCCAGGGTTGTGTTTACAAGCTGGTATGTCAACGTCTGGTGCGCTCAAGTCACTTTCATCGGGACATCGGTGTACCCCTTCGCTAATTTTTCTAGGGGTTTTACACCTTTTTATTGGGTCAAGAAAATTTAGAGCTAACAAGAAAGTGTTGGGCAGAGATAGGGGAGCGGGTTCAGCAAAGGATTAGAAACGGGAATCGAACTCGGGTCACCGTAAGTGCTTTGGGGCTGTATATTTCCGCGTTAACCACAGGGTTTACGGCACACCTTCTTTTAAACGGCTCctattttttctgtatttgtgatCCAGATATGTTTTTGGGGGTGGAATATAACAtgtatcaatttttttttaacgcaGTATTTGGCAAATATTTTACCTTCATTGTTTACTGCTGTGCTATGCCTCCTAGAAACGCTCCGTTTGTTCCATGTTTAATGAAGCCTCTCCCTCCGCAAATACATAATGGACTCAGATTGGTTAGCTAACCCagtgtgttgtgattggttaACCGCCCAGCACGCATTTTCCGGAAATCCCGCCCTTACCATTATGGgtagttttttttccttttttttttaattgaatttttttaataaaacaagcagatggacatggagacatttgcaagcaggactccAAAGGACAAGTTTTAGagttcattctgtcatcatttcctcaccttcgaattgtttcaaatctgtataaatttctttgttttgatgaacacagagaaagatatttgacagaatgcttgtaagcagacagattttgccccccattgactaccatagtaggaaacattacttgttttttctgttgaacagaaaataggacattttaaagaatatagaacagcaaacagttctggggtacttttgactacaattgtattttttcctactatggtagtagtGGATCTTCGTCTTCTCTAAAGCAGCACAACATGGCCTCGCCCCCTTTTTTGGGTGTTCCTTTGGGTAGAGGTTATTCTAATTCTTGTGTATCGTACGTATGGATTACCGGAAAAAGATAGTTGTAGTTCGTTTCAGCCCTTAGCTGTAGTCCTTAAAAAGCGATTTCCTTTCAAGAGAATATCTCCATTTGAAGTGATCTTTGAGTTTTGTCAATTTGTAGACGTTTCTTTATACCCAGACAGCAACATTATACACGATCTATGATTTTAAAAACGGATTTGCAAAATAAGAGACCTTTCAAAGAAATACACCTGCGTGTTTGCAGTCTTGTGACAGAAAAGccagttaaaataatataatttattcctCTTATTGTTTGTTtcaccagcagtaaaaaaacaattacacaaacttttaaaagAGTAGgtctatcaaaatatatttgctaTCAGTTATAAGCAGCATCAGAGGAAAAAGAACCAGTAGGCTATCAgtgtttattaaatcattttgtttttctatttagttattttatgtcatgattctgccgaTGATTGTCatgtaagtctagtttagttattTGTAATCATGTCTATGTTGTATCTAGACTAGTCAGTGTAGTGAGTTCTTTTGTACCCTAACCGTTCTGTTGTTTActccctcgtgggtttttgttttgtctttggttTACTGTTTATTAAAGTCCTTGTTAACCTTACCCGCTGTCTGTAGTTGGGTCCTTCGTTTCTGCCTCCCGTGTTTCACGATAATTTTATTTATccgtgtagtggagtaggcggggcgagaccgtggttcgagaccggtgagaaattgttaatgagcgccagctgtgcgcgcaccggtctcgaatcacgtaggagatcgggagcatttaagagaacgagcgaccggaccgtcgaagagagaggacagggcctgaacatgtttatgtttgtatttatgttctattCGCCGGCCGCCGACCGTGAGGGgcggccggctgtctttttacttttgattatgtttgattaaatgtttgccggtccCCGTCTCCTTTCTTCCTCTGATTTACCAACTTTCCTACAGACCGCCGCCGTCGAGAGCACCAAAGTGGCCGGAAgtccttcatttttaatgtgAGCCAGTGGCGAGCAGCGGCGAGGAGCAGCGCAGCGCGTCTTGGCCATTGAGGGTAAAAGGAGAGTTGAAATTAGGTTAACTTTATGGTAATGAGCTATGACACGGTTCGGCGTTGCATTGTCAGAATGCAGCCCTGTAAAACTGTGGTTCCGACCACATTTGTTCCCAAGAAAAATGGAGGAGAGGTTGATTATTGCTGTGGCGGGTTTCCCAATCATATACGACGCATCCCTGTTTGCGTAGAGagacataaataaattaaaaatggtGCGTGGACAAAGGTGTCTGAGATTGTTTGTGTTCCTGGTGAGTTGCTGATGATGTGCATTAAcgttatacattttctgtatataAGCGGGAATTTCATGCTAACTTTAGTGCCAGCGCATGCGCAACAGTGTTACTGCTGCTGAATATTATTTCGTTAGTAAACGTGTAACTACAATAAAGTCCTTTCCACCGATCAATTTCTTGTGGTCAGTCTGCACAAGATCAACAAGCTTACTTGCTTTGTGGCCCCTTTAAATACAAGATAAGATTTTGATCAACGTCAGAGCGTCAGCGCGCCTAAGATTCTATCTGCAGCGTTGTTGGCAGGGCGGCCAGAGCGATTTTTGACGCTTTCGACGGCGCTGGTCTGAACGTACAGTTAGGCGTGCATTTACCGTTTACATATCTGTTCCACATGACTTGAACGCACCATATGTCCAAATCAGGCAACACCCTATTTATTCAGTAAGTTGACTGTGAAATAAGTTTTATTCAGTAAATTGAGTCAATAGTATATAGATTATACTGTAGTGTTAGCACTTGAAGATAAACTGAACGTTTTTTTGTGGTAGTTCTAAAAGGTTTGCCTGTAAAcaacttattattattcttcattGCTAAAAATAAGTTGTGTGACACACCTATCCAAAAACCAAGAGAAATAAAAGCTGAATAACATCAAATACCTCAtcaaaaattttatttttagccTTGTTTATTCCTTCATTGAGCGCCTTGATCCATGCCTCTTTCTCATCAGGTGTTTGTGCCTGAAATTTGACATCTTGGACCTGGAAACATACAATGCGACagcttttatataaattaaacatatcaaatatcaattttatctaaaaaatgtTCAAAGTTCCCTTTCTATTAAGCAAAAAATACGTATCCCTAATTTTCGTGACAGAAATAATCAAAATGACCTGAAATAGAGAGTAAGTTCTCTTTGTTATCGTTTATGGGATGTTTATTTGTACAACCCATTGTTCAACCGTGTTGTATTCATAAGTAGCATCCTGTATACAGACAGACCCAGCATGAACCGTTCAAGTGCATAAAAACAACAGGTACTTTTCTAAAGTATCTTCTTGTCTGTGCAAAACCTGATGCCACATTCCTAGGTTACTCACCATCAGGAAATACTAGTCAAAGGTTCAAAAACCCACCCCCAGGAACTGTCTCTGAGATGTTTTCATCTCTCAATGTCACTTGGGTTCCtccttttatgtcatttttttctctcataCTGTTTGCACGTAATAAAAGCAATAGCACATCGTCCAACACAATCTGTCATCTAATTCATATACACATCACAAATGATGTGGGACTTTGTTTCATATATTTAACGTTATGGGTGTGTATAGAATTACTATTGCTCAACCTTTAaccataaatattatttatgccCCATAAAATCTTAAGTTCTTCAAGGAGGGCGTGGCTACACTGAGTCTGAAGCAGGAGGTAAACATCTGGCCTGTGTTTAGCCTTTAAACTCTTTTCAAGAACTACAGTATACGTGCAGTTGGGTAATAAAATAAGAAGCACTGGACTGTGGAGTGTGACTCATACAGCTGGCTGCTGGTCACATTGCTCAGGAGAGGAAAAAGTGACACGATGCCCTGGACgctctttacacacacacattttctcttGACATCTGCTGCGCTCTCTTCTGCGCTCCAACGCAGTCTTGTCATCTGTTAGTAATAATGCATATTTCGCCTGTTAGGTATCTTGCGCATTTCTTCAGACCTTTCCAACATCCAAGACTCCTTGATTTCAGCTTGGACTTTGGACAGTACATACAGAATACACTAGAGAGCATTTTAACGGATTGCACATGTTTACAGGGTCATTTCTTGAGTTTGCATTACAGTAGACgagacataaaaaacatttaaccaaATTGACAATATGTGCAAACACtcatgaatttgtttttaatgatctGTAATGCTGATGATTTCAGTGAATATATTCTATTCTGAATATGGTtctttgttcatgttcataAGACCCTAAAACTTGAAATATCATGCAATAATAGTGAAATATTATTTCAATATTGACTATGCaagtaatgtgtttttgtggtctatgttttttttttttcatacatttacaataaatttaAGTAACAACCACAGttgttatagttttgttttcagttgtattaatatttagaatgtgcttttattttatatttgctgttttcattttcattttagtatCATTTTCagcaattttgttatgtgcatttgtcaatttttttattattaattaattattattttattttaatttcagtttatttttataaacatacatgTTATACAAAATAAGTAGCTATATTACAAGCCAGACCGATAAGCAAACACAGACGGGAGTTAACTTTATGCCAGGCGCGTGTGTCTGATGAAACAATCTATAGGATTGTAAATAGTATTTTTAAGTATTAGACACGATGTCTTTGAAAAATCTGCTAGGAATTGACAATCCATTGGTTACTACATTGGTAAactgtatgttaaaaaaaatcatattttagtttttagtaTATCTGGGTGAAAAAAACGAATCATTAATTAATCTTTTCTATCATATAATAAGATGTTACGTTTTTTAAtcaatagaaataatattttagatGAAGTAAAGTATATCAACCATTAGATTTATTATCCACTGTAATAAAATTATTCTTTGTTCATTTATCAGAATTGGCCATGTTTTATCTAAATTTTGATGCACAGTGcaaaaaatgtcaaactttgtacaaataaaaatgctggCTTGTGGGTGTTTTCACAACCAGAAGTATTAACATAGTCATACAGGAAATCATGCTAACCCTTGCAAAAGGTTGTCTTGATGTAGTTCTACGCTGTGATCTAAAACAGGATGGTTATCGTTTCTTATCTCAAATTTGACAAGTGCACAATATTTCTTATGACACTGCGAAAAGCAGTATCATTCAGCGCATGCAACAGCCGCCCTTTCACATACATTTTCTGCCATCAAACGTTGAAACCAGTGAAGTCATGTGTCATGTGTCTGTTCAGATATGTCTCTGATTCATTACATTCAGCACAATGAGCCAGTGTGCCTCCAGTGCGTGCCATATTGAGCCGCTGATGTCACAGCCGAGGCCCAGCCATCAGCCACTGTGTATTGCATTGTCATACCAATGACAGTCACTCTTTATATCACATACAAAGGAAACGGGAGTCTGATATGACTGACGTGGTGCTGGGCTGCAATGGTCTTTATTACCTTGTTGGTGCTCTTGGGGTTTCGTATCAGTACCAGTCTGTGTTTCTTCTTGAATGCACTTTTTAACTCGTGACATTTCTCATAGTTTTCCAGGTCCAACTTCTCCAGGCATGTTTTTAATTCCTGCACAAGAGTAAATGTATACAAACTGTGTTACGCAGACAATGGGACACTTTTTGgggttattgagcaagtacatggGTGAAAGATGAAAAAGGGTTTAAGCATAAAAACATTAAGTGTAGTACAtctttaaattgttgttgttcaaaaaaaattaaaaggtttatgtttaattgcatttttgtttttctgagccaaaaaataaatatcattcagTTTTCTCTGATTTAAAGAAGATAAAATGTTATTCAGTGTATCAATCTTGTGAagcatatttacaacaaaaatctatttatgacAAGTTacttttaattgtaattttaatttacttttattgcCACTATCCTAGGTTTTGCCgatttgtcaataataatattttacttatttaaagcacaataaaatgtaatatgctcccttattcttttatatattttaatacaagtgagaataagcatgttgtttgaatttgtacataaTATGGGTAACACTGAATTACAATGTAACATGATTTTAAccaaaatttgacattttactTATGTTTATTGTGGTATCTATggaaataaaatcacttttgtaaatttctttgatGGAAATGTCTTTGACCACATGAAAATCTGTATCTTTACCTCACCATTATTTATAAGCTTAAGATAATCATTAAGAAGTAGAGCAGACACGGTTTTATgtgaaatgtcagtttgacgtcctttaactaaaatataaatacaaggaataacctgtaattttacattgCAAAAAGCGATAGCAGTAGAGAGGATAAAGTTAAAGACTGCAGCTTTAGTGTTTTCATGtatgttttctgttgttttcttaaaagtCCAAATAAAACATCTCACAAGTCTTGTGTgtctataaaacataaaatataaaatattaatatattagatataatttttatttgccCTGTGAGAGAGCCGGCTTCACATGAAtttatttatggcaaaaattacccagtcaaaaatgtatttaattaaagaGCATAAATTGCTCATGATAATTCTAAACTCTACCCTGCATTGCAACTTCATCCCAGCTGTGTTTTAAGAAGACATAATATTCTCATTGAAAATCAATATTGATgtcaacatgaaataaaaatgtcatcaaTAAAACCCTTCTTAGTTgctaaaacatataaatattccTGATCCTATCCAATGCATGTTCTTcactaaaatgtaataatttgcATCCTAGAACCGGCCTTAGGACCTCATGTTTGGATCAATCCCTTTATTACGATGTAAGAAATTTCTGATGGTTCAAAGATGAACATTCAGTTACTCTGAAGCGTCACGCTACAACATTAAAAATGGAATCTCACAACAAGTTTTTTACATTACAGACTTTTAGTTGTACCTCATCTTCATAGATGGCGATCTCAGTTCTGTCCAGTTGAATGTAACGGTCTTTATAGCTGCTCAAGAACTTCCCTGAAGACTTCTTCAACCATCCAGCCTTCCCAGCACATTTCACCTCTTTGGGCTTGGCCGGCTCCTCTTTCACGCCCTGTTATGCGCAGGAAAACcaaaatcagcatttttttgaGAACCAAAGTTTCAGTTTGACTTGGCATGAATTTCACATATGAGCTCGGGAGAGAGCATTCCACAGATGGGAGGGTGAAGCATGCAGCAGGCCAGATCATCATTTTTGGCCGGCGTCATACGACCTTCAACACCTTTTATATCCTTAACAGAAAAAACAGCTGACGCCTTCTTTCCACATctgttctttttcattttttgaaccGTCTTATAACTTACGTCTTGATTCCTAATTCGACGCATTACTTTTGATTTTACTTTTACAAGGCACAAAATGCCCATCCGAGTAGAAATGTCGACTTTTcgaatataaattataatacacCCGAACGCAACTTTATTTGGAATTCCCAGACTTCGACAGGAGTCTATGTGAGGAAATTCCTCAGGATGTGTGTCTTTAGAGGGTCATCGGGCTGTTTTTCCACTTTTGCTGGGCCTTTGGAAAAAGCAGCTAGTG of the Triplophysa dalaica isolate WHDGS20190420 chromosome 1, ASM1584641v1, whole genome shotgun sequence genome contains:
- the plekho2 gene encoding pleckstrin homology domain-containing family O member 2; the encoded protein is MEDGVKEEPAKPKEVKCAGKAGWLKKSSGKFLSSYKDRYIQLDRTEIAIYEDEELKTCLEKLDLENYEKCHELKSAFKKKHRLVLIRNPKSTNKVQDVKFQAQTPDEKEAWIKALNEGINKAKNKIFDEVKVDEGCSLEHVTRFRPKGNRSRRPPTRIHMKEVASVTSDGITRLDLDGDVTQLNGTHCLNTEDETETLKLPVTLNDIAEEDVNEDSTSQKKVIKPPMPPSKDRKPSENRKEDETESEEPTEPIPPKKILTPPMPPSKGSKPCVSTMDVSSLSKVDSESSDISEPTPSSKTIQPPAPPSKHKKPNQQVTTERQETQEELEEVDGEDMLDISPDSQNQNKNEDQPLTLTNKIIKPQVVMWDSPTSASKEPHVEQEGKESQKTSDSPGEVTTEPLQLNVTPLATPEAVKKSSRPPALPKKPLKQTAQTEDSAPQNYTTALTIITTPSSEKVSEQSLDKGDSTTPEPKLEPTEDLEDKSLDSGQHSGEESEIGDQFTPSTTKLKGSSQGLDGETSEDDLDPSDRKAESSEEPSLDIPTVTPKSSAPNQCAHDPNNVTVPLKQSSKARSASLGELLSQNTETTEDDEKERAVNNVHRSDVKALQRKVSFEIAETEEMLSVIATGQSSQIEESESPEILLNAAMEKLKKADQFLREARGFKDHNKSNRLSLEW